A DNA window from Arachis duranensis cultivar V14167 chromosome 3, aradu.V14167.gnm2.J7QH, whole genome shotgun sequence contains the following coding sequences:
- the LOC107479228 gene encoding uncharacterized protein LOC107479228, with the protein MAALAEVSWLEDDVIPPPPDADDRKVTIPWSGWVHEKPPARRRSRARAVVGTPSPSAPTAAPSSSTAAAPSSSTAPPSAPEPTYLLVQRLFRFLERERRHVRCRLDRMDQVLISLGAELPPLPDSPASDEQQDVPPAAPDTTKPPQTHEELVPQPQTDSAPTVVPSTDPLV; encoded by the coding sequence ATGGCGGCCCTAGCTGAAGTCTCCTGGCTAGAGGATGATGTGATACCACCACCCCCTGATGCAGATGACAGGAAGGTTACTATTCCTTGGAgtggttgggtgcacgagaagcccccAGCTAGACGCCGTTCTAGGGCTAGAGCAGTCGTGGGGACACCTTCACCATCAGCCCCTACAGCAGCCCCATCCTCTTCTACAGCAGCAGCTCCATCTTCATCGACAGCTCCACCTTCAGCACCTGAGCCGACTTATCTACTGGTCCAGCGTCTATTTCGGTTCTTAGAGCGCGAGAGGCGCCATGTAAGATGCCGACTGGATCGGATGGACCAAGTGCTCATTTCTCTGGGTGCTGAGTTACCTCCGCTTCCCGATTCtccggcctccgatgagcagCAGGATGTCCCACCAGCTGCTCCAGACACCACAAAGCCACCACAGACTCATGAGGAGCTGGTTCCACAGCCTCAGACAGATTCAGCACCTACCGTTGTACCTTCCACTGATCCTCtggtttag